A window of the Pristiophorus japonicus isolate sPriJap1 chromosome 13, sPriJap1.hap1, whole genome shotgun sequence genome harbors these coding sequences:
- the LOC139279016 gene encoding UDP-glucuronosyltransferase 2C1-like isoform X1, translating to MQKILRYCAHPSDLNSRICASVSLSMDCSGWKSRLQVACVLSIIISLPCPVTHGANILVVPIDGSHWINMRVLIEELRLHTHNITVLHSSTSWYIKEEHDLYQSIVVELKGYKGVIEDTTAIQSLIQRSLAISKNGRTLWSFIQLEFELLLLWKAGNLWVNQFITILFENKDLLNQLADANFDLILADPALCAGPMLAYHLNVPLVYNVRWIITGEVHFFAAPSPLSYIPVFNSHLTDKMSFPQRIQNVMQNLLGLSISEFLVYPVYNELCHRYLGRDTDIRTVLLRADVWLMRVDFTFEFPRPIMPNFVYIGGFQCQPPKPLTAQLQDFVESSGKHGIVVMSLGTFVNSLSLDISMKIAEALAQIPQKVIWRHVGDIPPNIGNNTLLAKWIPQNDLLGHPKTRAFISHGGTNGVYEAIYHGVPVVGLPLFYDQFDNLVRLESRGAAKVVDVASLQSSDLLRALNEVINKTTYREKMQKLSALHRDQPESPMDRAVFWIEYTVRHKGAGHLRSEYYKLPWYVYYSVDVMIFLLCVSLTITILIVLILKKFCNIVLKRKEKVL from the exons ATGCAGAAAATCCTGCGTTATTGTGCCCATCCATCAGATTTGAACAGCAG GATCTGTGCATCGGTCTCACTCAGTATGGATTGTTCTGGATGGAAAAGCAGATTACAGGTTGCATGTGTTCTCAGTATCATTATCAGCCTGCCTTGTCCAGTTACCCACGGGGCGAATATACTGGTTGTTCCAATTGATGGAAGCCACTGGATCAACATGAGAGTTCTAATAGAAGAACTGAGACTTCACACACACAACATTACTGTGCTTCATTCCTCAACATCTTGGTATATTAAAGAGGAGCATGATCTATATCAATCCATTGTGGTTGAACTAAAGGGCTACAAAGGAGTGATTGAAGATACTACTGCCATACAGAGTTTGATACAAAGGTCACTGGCAATCTCCAAGAATGGCCGCACACTGTGGTCGTTTATCCAGCTCGAGTTTGAGCTACTATTGCTTTGGAAAGCTGGCAATCTTTGGGTCAACCAATTCATCACTATACTTTTTGAAAACAAAGACTTGTTAAACCAACTTGCAGATGCCAACTTTGACTTAATACTCGCAGATCCAGCTTTATGTGCAGGTCCAATGCTTGCTTACCATTTAAATGTCCCATTGGTGTACAATGTGCGATGGATCATTACTGGAGAAGTTCATTTCTTCGCTGCCCCATCTCCACTTTCCTATATCCCAGTCTTCAATTCACACTTAACAGACAAAATGAGTTTTCCCCAAAGAATTCAAAACGTTATGCAAAATCTTCTTGGGTTAAGTATTTCGGAATTTCTGGTTTACCCCGTGTACAATGAACTGTGCCATCGATATCTGGGCAGAGACACAGATATCAGGACCGTTCTGTTAAGGGCGGACGTGTGGCTGATGAGAGTAGACTTTACATTTGAATTCCCGAGACCTATCATGCCGAATTTTGTGTACATTGGAGGATTCCAGTGTCAACCGCCCAAACCGCTGACTGCACAGCTCCAAGACTTTGTCGAAAGCTCGGGGAAGCATGGGATTgttgtgatgtcactggggaccttTGTCAACTCTTTGTCACTGGATATTTCAATGAAAATTGCTGAAGCCTTGGCTCAGATACCCCAGAAAGTCATTTGGAGACACGTTGGAGACATCCCTCCCAATATAGGGAATAACACACTACTAGCAAAGTGGATCCCTCAGAATGACCTACTCGGGCACCCCAAGACTCGAGCCTTCATTTCCCATGGTGGCACCAATGGAGTGTATGAAGCCATCTATCACGGGGTGCCAGTAGTTGGCCTACCATTGTTTTATGACCAGTTTGACAACCTAGTTAGACTCGAAAGCAGAGGCGCAGCAAAAGTGGTTGATGTCGCCTCTCTACAGTCATCAGATCTACTGCGGGCACTCAACGAGGTCATAAACAAGACGACATATCGGGAAAAGATGCAGAAACTCTCTGCTCTCCACAGGGACCAGCCAGAGTCTCCGATGGACAGAGCCGTGTTCTGGATCGAGTACACTGTACGGCACAAAGGCGCTGGACATTTACGCTCCGAATATTACAAACTTCCCTGGTACGTGTATTACTCTGTAGACGTGATGATCTTCCTGCTGTGCGTGTCACTAACGATTACGATACTGATAGTTCTAATATTGAAGAAGTTTTGTAACATCGTACTGAAGAGAAAAGAAAAAGTTCTGTAG
- the LOC139279016 gene encoding UDP-glucuronosyltransferase 2C1-like isoform X2 codes for MDCSGWKSRLQVACVLSIIISLPCPVTHGANILVVPIDGSHWINMRVLIEELRLHTHNITVLHSSTSWYIKEEHDLYQSIVVELKGYKGVIEDTTAIQSLIQRSLAISKNGRTLWSFIQLEFELLLLWKAGNLWVNQFITILFENKDLLNQLADANFDLILADPALCAGPMLAYHLNVPLVYNVRWIITGEVHFFAAPSPLSYIPVFNSHLTDKMSFPQRIQNVMQNLLGLSISEFLVYPVYNELCHRYLGRDTDIRTVLLRADVWLMRVDFTFEFPRPIMPNFVYIGGFQCQPPKPLTAQLQDFVESSGKHGIVVMSLGTFVNSLSLDISMKIAEALAQIPQKVIWRHVGDIPPNIGNNTLLAKWIPQNDLLGHPKTRAFISHGGTNGVYEAIYHGVPVVGLPLFYDQFDNLVRLESRGAAKVVDVASLQSSDLLRALNEVINKTTYREKMQKLSALHRDQPESPMDRAVFWIEYTVRHKGAGHLRSEYYKLPWYVYYSVDVMIFLLCVSLTITILIVLILKKFCNIVLKRKEKVL; via the coding sequence ATGGATTGTTCTGGATGGAAAAGCAGATTACAGGTTGCATGTGTTCTCAGTATCATTATCAGCCTGCCTTGTCCAGTTACCCACGGGGCGAATATACTGGTTGTTCCAATTGATGGAAGCCACTGGATCAACATGAGAGTTCTAATAGAAGAACTGAGACTTCACACACACAACATTACTGTGCTTCATTCCTCAACATCTTGGTATATTAAAGAGGAGCATGATCTATATCAATCCATTGTGGTTGAACTAAAGGGCTACAAAGGAGTGATTGAAGATACTACTGCCATACAGAGTTTGATACAAAGGTCACTGGCAATCTCCAAGAATGGCCGCACACTGTGGTCGTTTATCCAGCTCGAGTTTGAGCTACTATTGCTTTGGAAAGCTGGCAATCTTTGGGTCAACCAATTCATCACTATACTTTTTGAAAACAAAGACTTGTTAAACCAACTTGCAGATGCCAACTTTGACTTAATACTCGCAGATCCAGCTTTATGTGCAGGTCCAATGCTTGCTTACCATTTAAATGTCCCATTGGTGTACAATGTGCGATGGATCATTACTGGAGAAGTTCATTTCTTCGCTGCCCCATCTCCACTTTCCTATATCCCAGTCTTCAATTCACACTTAACAGACAAAATGAGTTTTCCCCAAAGAATTCAAAACGTTATGCAAAATCTTCTTGGGTTAAGTATTTCGGAATTTCTGGTTTACCCCGTGTACAATGAACTGTGCCATCGATATCTGGGCAGAGACACAGATATCAGGACCGTTCTGTTAAGGGCGGACGTGTGGCTGATGAGAGTAGACTTTACATTTGAATTCCCGAGACCTATCATGCCGAATTTTGTGTACATTGGAGGATTCCAGTGTCAACCGCCCAAACCGCTGACTGCACAGCTCCAAGACTTTGTCGAAAGCTCGGGGAAGCATGGGATTgttgtgatgtcactggggaccttTGTCAACTCTTTGTCACTGGATATTTCAATGAAAATTGCTGAAGCCTTGGCTCAGATACCCCAGAAAGTCATTTGGAGACACGTTGGAGACATCCCTCCCAATATAGGGAATAACACACTACTAGCAAAGTGGATCCCTCAGAATGACCTACTCGGGCACCCCAAGACTCGAGCCTTCATTTCCCATGGTGGCACCAATGGAGTGTATGAAGCCATCTATCACGGGGTGCCAGTAGTTGGCCTACCATTGTTTTATGACCAGTTTGACAACCTAGTTAGACTCGAAAGCAGAGGCGCAGCAAAAGTGGTTGATGTCGCCTCTCTACAGTCATCAGATCTACTGCGGGCACTCAACGAGGTCATAAACAAGACGACATATCGGGAAAAGATGCAGAAACTCTCTGCTCTCCACAGGGACCAGCCAGAGTCTCCGATGGACAGAGCCGTGTTCTGGATCGAGTACACTGTACGGCACAAAGGCGCTGGACATTTACGCTCCGAATATTACAAACTTCCCTGGTACGTGTATTACTCTGTAGACGTGATGATCTTCCTGCTGTGCGTGTCACTAACGATTACGATACTGATAGTTCTAATATTGAAGAAGTTTTGTAACATCGTACTGAAGAGAAAAGAAAAAGTTCTGTAG